In Clostridiales bacterium, a single window of DNA contains:
- a CDS encoding amidase domain-containing protein, whose product MNNGKNLYDRDMAVRYALAYAYVPNPAYLHFASYGDGGGDCTNFISQCLAAGGAPFDYMPDYPWWYRSNGSINVSDDKWSLSWAVANSLYWCLKIRGKKNIKGLKGIEISDVNSLQSGDIIQYENARGNIYHSAIITGFIKDVSGQNAPLITQHTYNAANIYYIKPAAHRAHFMKIIVD is encoded by the coding sequence ATGAATAATGGAAAAAATTTATATGATAGGGACATGGCTGTAAGATATGCCCTTGCATACGCTTATGTGCCTAATCCCGCCTACCTGCATTTCGCTTCATACGGAGATGGAGGCGGCGATTGCACGAACTTTATATCCCAGTGCCTGGCTGCCGGTGGCGCCCCGTTCGATTACATGCCTGACTATCCCTGGTGGTACAGAAGCAACGGCTCAATTAATGTATCGGATGATAAATGGTCGCTTTCATGGGCTGTGGCAAACTCCTTATACTGGTGCCTTAAAATCCGTGGAAAGAAAAATATAAAAGGCCTTAAAGGTATTGAAATATCGGATGTAAATTCGCTCCAATCAGGCGACATAATCCAGTATGAAAATGCCAGGGGAAACATATATCACTCTGCGATAATCACGGGATTTATAAAAGACGTCTCGGGCCAAAACGCCCCCCTCATAACCCAGCATACGTATAATGCGGCAAATATATATTATATAAAGCCTGCGGCGCACAGGGCCCATTTTATGAAAATAATCGTGGACTGA
- a CDS encoding methyl-accepting chemotaxis protein, whose protein sequence is MKMWFKSGKIRGKLNKGKDDASTSKSIGQAVDVRYYFKKLKKGIKDLRFKNSILGKLTLSFGAILIVTLLLVGIITSLINKNDVRSQFISSSRSILSQNKNYVDFIASTVDVYSMQVFSNTDISDKLSQKYTSEYDLYNAKTNVARSLGNITSACFYMKSIRVINPDGISIGQPDVGSADQIADVKNKDYYKDAVKLNGAGLWLPPHADDMSVSQSGDTVISYVRYLKNMSTNQALGILTLNINPSVICDAINNEKIGNNGYMFIVDKDGYVVAHPNASLMGKNIKSSPGVGKALSGQNGDYTYTEKNKKMFAVYTTSKKTDWRYIAVVPEKELTLSADKLVSVIFIISILCLILAIIVCAIITLIISSPLKDVTNSLAKVENGDISVSVNSHSRDEFGALSKSFNNMTANLRVLIKRVKDSVKETNEAAKTVGQSSEQLASASSEVSKAVEEIASGTGDQAKEASKAMETAENFGNDVESIVKFSDEVNEASNEASARVSTGTKSIQELKEKSRSSVGIIQKISGSISALTQNTGEIEEILKAIRRIADRTNLLSLNAAIEAARAGEAGKGFAVVAEEVRKLADESKKAANDIRLIIKNVNNRTKDSVDTAKIIMDIMEQQVVLIDNTMDAFNNIKGSMDSVGGKVEKLNAALDNLGKGKDEIVKTIEEIASISEETAASTEEISASVEEQAASAQEMNSMATELDGISQTLMNITNNFKI, encoded by the coding sequence ATGAAAATGTGGTTTAAGTCTGGAAAGATAAGGGGAAAGCTTAATAAAGGAAAGGATGATGCGTCAACTTCTAAAAGTATAGGCCAGGCGGTGGATGTACGGTACTATTTTAAAAAGTTAAAAAAGGGTATAAAGGATTTGAGGTTTAAAAACAGCATACTGGGGAAGCTGACATTATCCTTCGGTGCTATTTTGATAGTCACATTGCTGCTGGTTGGAATAATTACTTCATTGATCAACAAAAACGATGTGAGAAGCCAGTTTATATCATCGAGCAGGAGCATCCTCAGCCAGAATAAAAATTATGTAGATTTTATTGCAAGCACCGTGGATGTTTATTCCATGCAGGTTTTTTCGAATACGGATATAAGCGATAAACTGTCGCAAAAATATACCAGCGAATATGATTTGTACAACGCAAAAACTAATGTAGCTAGGTCGTTAGGCAATATAACAAGTGCATGCTTTTATATGAAAAGCATAAGGGTAATAAATCCTGACGGGATATCGATAGGGCAGCCGGACGTAGGGAGTGCCGATCAGATTGCCGATGTTAAAAATAAAGATTACTATAAAGATGCGGTAAAGTTAAACGGCGCAGGTTTGTGGCTTCCCCCACATGCCGACGATATGAGCGTCAGCCAGAGCGGCGATACTGTAATAAGCTATGTAAGATATCTCAAAAACATGAGCACCAATCAGGCTCTCGGCATATTGACGCTTAATATCAATCCATCGGTAATATGCGATGCGATCAACAATGAAAAAATAGGCAACAACGGTTACATGTTCATCGTGGACAAGGACGGATATGTAGTAGCCCATCCGAATGCGAGCCTGATGGGTAAAAATATAAAAAGCAGCCCGGGCGTAGGAAAGGCGCTGTCAGGCCAAAATGGGGATTATACATATACCGAAAAGAATAAAAAGATGTTTGCGGTATATACGACATCCAAAAAAACGGATTGGAGATATATTGCGGTTGTTCCGGAGAAGGAACTTACCCTTTCTGCGGACAAGCTTGTAAGCGTGATCTTTATAATAAGCATACTCTGTCTGATACTTGCGATTATAGTATGCGCGATAATCACGCTGATAATCTCGTCGCCTCTAAAGGACGTTACGAATTCCCTTGCAAAGGTCGAAAATGGTGACATAAGCGTAAGCGTAAACAGCCATTCAAGGGATGAGTTCGGTGCGCTTTCAAAAAGCTTTAACAACATGACCGCAAATTTAAGGGTATTGATCAAAAGAGTCAAGGACAGCGTAAAAGAGACGAATGAAGCGGCAAAAACCGTAGGGCAGAGCAGCGAACAGCTTGCATCGGCATCTTCCGAGGTGTCAAAGGCCGTCGAGGAAATCGCATCAGGTACGGGCGATCAGGCCAAGGAGGCCTCCAAAGCCATGGAAACGGCCGAAAACTTCGGCAATGATGTGGAATCGATAGTAAAGTTTTCAGATGAAGTAAACGAAGCATCTAATGAAGCCTCTGCAAGGGTAAGCACAGGGACAAAATCGATACAGGAACTGAAGGAGAAGTCAAGGAGCAGCGTAGGCATAATCCAGAAGATATCAGGCTCTATATCAGCCTTGACACAGAATACCGGAGAAATAGAGGAGATATTGAAGGCCATAAGAAGGATAGCCGACAGGACCAATCTGCTCTCGCTGAATGCCGCTATAGAAGCTGCCAGGGCGGGCGAAGCCGGAAAGGGTTTTGCCGTTGTGGCGGAAGAGGTAAGAAAGCTTGCCGATGAATCAAAAAAAGCGGCAAACGATATACGGCTCATAATAAAGAACGTAAACAACAGAACGAAGGATTCCGTCGATACTGCAAAAATCATAATGGATATAATGGAACAGCAGGTTGTCCTTATAGACAATACGATGGACGCGTTCAACAATATAAAAGGTTCGATGGATTCCGTCGGAGGGAAGGTCGAAAAGCTGAATGCCGCACTGGATAATTTAGGCAAAGGCAAAGATGAAATAGTAAAAACCATTGAGGAGATCGCATCGATTTCTGAGGAAACCGCCGCATCTACTGAGGAAATCAGCGCGTCGGTGGAGGAGCAGGCAGCATCCGCCCAAGAGATGAACTCCATGGCAACGGAACTCGACGGGATATCCCAAACACTGATGAACATTACAAACAACTTCAAAATATAA
- the mtnA gene encoding S-methyl-5-thioribose-1-phosphate isomerase → MEYICPVGLNESKDKLVLLDQTLLPGEERYIEIEKIEDVWDAIKKLKVRGAPAIGIAAAMGLYISVKDVKNKTFDEFYDILNKKCDYLSSSRPTAVNLSWALGRMKKRTLLEKGKGIDEIKRALLDEAEKIRNEDEDVCRRIGEYGLTLLKPGMGILTHCNAGSLATSKYGTALSPIYIGYERGYDFKVFADETRPLLQGSRLTVWELMRSNVDVTLICDDMASTVMHQGKINAVLVGCDRIASNGDTANKIGTSGVAILAKEYNIPFYVCAPTPSIDISIETGDDIIIEQRPANEIINGFGKPTAPLNAKVYNPCFDVTKAKYITAIITENGIIYPPYTRERLSK, encoded by the coding sequence ATGGAATATATTTGCCCTGTAGGTTTAAATGAAAGTAAGGATAAGCTGGTACTGCTGGATCAGACACTGCTGCCGGGTGAAGAGCGCTATATTGAAATAGAAAAGATAGAAGATGTATGGGACGCCATTAAAAAACTTAAAGTAAGAGGCGCACCTGCGATAGGAATTGCGGCTGCAATGGGCCTTTATATTTCTGTGAAGGATGTCAAAAACAAAACATTTGATGAATTCTACGATATTTTAAATAAAAAATGCGATTATCTTTCATCATCGCGTCCAACTGCCGTGAACTTGTCATGGGCCCTTGGCAGGATGAAAAAAAGAACCCTTTTGGAAAAAGGCAAGGGGATAGATGAAATCAAAAGGGCGTTATTGGATGAAGCCGAAAAAATAAGAAACGAGGATGAAGATGTGTGCAGGAGGATAGGTGAATACGGGCTTACGCTTTTAAAGCCGGGCATGGGCATTTTAACCCATTGCAATGCCGGAAGCCTTGCAACATCGAAATACGGGACTGCGCTTTCACCTATTTATATCGGGTACGAAAGGGGATATGATTTTAAAGTTTTTGCGGATGAAACCAGGCCGCTCCTCCAAGGCTCAAGGCTTACGGTGTGGGAGCTTATGCGCTCAAATGTAGATGTGACGCTGATATGCGATGATATGGCTTCGACGGTTATGCACCAGGGGAAAATAAATGCGGTGCTGGTAGGCTGCGACAGGATAGCATCAAACGGAGATACCGCAAACAAAATAGGCACGTCAGGAGTTGCCATACTTGCAAAGGAATACAACATACCGTTTTATGTTTGCGCTCCCACACCGTCTATAGACATCTCGATCGAAACGGGCGATGATATAATAATCGAACAGCGGCCGGCCAATGAAATAATAAACGGATTCGGAAAACCTACCGCCCCTTTGAATGCAAAAGTGTATAACCCATGCTTCGATGTGACAAAAGCAAAATATATAACTGCGATAATCACCGAAAATGGTATTATCTATCCGCCTTACACCAGGGAAAGGTTATCAAAGTAA